From a single Halobellus ruber genomic region:
- a CDS encoding ABC transporter ATP-binding protein, with translation MSERVRLQNITKRFDDTVAVNDVSLTVESGETLGIVGPSGCGKTTTLRTVAGFETPSDGDVLFGEESVTNVPPEQRNVGLVFQSYALFDNMTVRQNVEFGLKMRDVPADERQERAQRLLEMLDIGGMGDRDPTTLSGGQQQRVGLARALAIEPRVLLLDEPMTGLDAQLKNRLQREIGSLLDELEVTALYVTHDQEEAMVMCDRIAVMNEGILEQVGPPEEVYAQPANAFVADFIGTSNLLSGRISDGRLDLGFAAIDAETGAASFQGEVTATIRPGAFEVSESGAFEATIEESFYLGEHVQVLATLPNGESLTLHLDPRLEYTPGDTITLAVDPADVHFIDRS, from the coding sequence ATGTCTGAACGGGTACGACTACAGAACATCACGAAGCGCTTCGACGACACGGTTGCGGTCAACGACGTCTCGCTGACCGTCGAGTCGGGGGAGACGCTCGGGATCGTCGGACCGTCGGGCTGCGGGAAGACGACCACGCTTCGGACGGTCGCCGGGTTCGAGACGCCGAGCGACGGCGACGTGCTGTTCGGCGAGGAGTCGGTCACGAACGTGCCACCCGAGCAGCGCAACGTGGGGCTTGTCTTCCAATCGTACGCCCTCTTCGACAATATGACCGTGCGACAGAACGTGGAGTTCGGGCTCAAGATGCGGGACGTGCCCGCCGACGAACGTCAGGAGCGTGCGCAGCGTCTCCTCGAGATGCTGGACATCGGCGGGATGGGCGACCGCGATCCGACGACCCTGTCGGGCGGTCAACAACAGCGCGTCGGCTTGGCCCGTGCGCTCGCGATCGAACCGCGCGTGTTGCTGTTGGACGAGCCGATGACCGGGCTCGACGCCCAGCTGAAAAACCGGCTCCAACGCGAGATCGGGAGCCTCCTCGACGAACTCGAAGTCACCGCGCTGTACGTCACCCACGACCAGGAGGAGGCGATGGTGATGTGCGACCGGATCGCCGTGATGAACGAGGGGATCCTCGAACAGGTGGGACCACCCGAGGAGGTGTACGCACAGCCGGCCAACGCCTTCGTGGCCGACTTCATCGGCACCTCCAATCTCCTCTCGGGCCGGATCTCCGATGGCCGGCTCGACCTCGGGTTCGCCGCGATCGACGCCGAGACCGGAGCGGCCTCCTTCCAGGGCGAGGTCACGGCCACGATCCGGCCGGGGGCCTTCGAGGTCTCCGAGTCGGGGGCCTTCGAGGCGACCATCGAGGAGTCGTTCTACCTCGGAGAGCACGTCCAGGTGCTCGCAACCCTCCCGAACGGGGAGTCGCTCACGCTCCATCTCGATCCCCGCCTCGAGTACACCCCGGGCGACACGATCACGCTGGCGGTCGACCCCGCCGACGTCCACTTCATCGACCGGTCCTGA